The genomic region TTGGGGACCTCACCCGTGCGCGGTCCCCTTCCCTGACACTTTGAgagctaaggaaactgagtcccacaGAGGGGAAGTGGCTGGCCCCGGGCCCCAAGAGCAGTGGCTGTGGAGTCCTGGCTCATGGCTGGGGCATCTGCGGGGTATTCCCCCGCGGCGTCTGGGCAGGGCCCCGCCGGGCCGTCCTGCCCATGTCAGCTTCCACAGTTTCGCTTTCGTGGGTTTCGACACCTGGAAGGCTGTTTCCGCCCCTATTTGGACATCGGTCGCCAAGCAGTCCAGGCCTCGGTGGAAGGTTCCCCCGCCCTCAGGCCTCTCTGCCCTCAATGAGGCTCCCACCCCCTCAGCACACACAGACAcctcagggagggaggggggctccAGCTGccgggggagggcagggacagcCCCATCCTCAGCCCCGGCTGTCTGCTGTCATGGATGGACACTCCTTGGTGCAGAAGGACAAGGGTTCGTGGCCAGCCGAGGGCTGTGGCAGTTAGGAGGCCGGCTGCTGGAGGCGACCCTTGGCCTGGGGCCCCAAGGATGGGTAGGATCTAGGGTGAGGGCAGGTCACAGAGGAGAGACAGTGGCCACCAGGGCTCGCGGTGGGTGCCTGGGACCGGGCAGAGCCAGCCGGGAGAGAGCTTGGTGGGGGGTGCTGTGGGTCAGGCCGTGAGGTCGGCCAGGGCGGGCTCCACTCACAGCTGCACCACTTACTTCGTGTGGGACCTCAGCACCCCTTCGAGGCttcccgggcctcagtttccccatctgtcagaCGGGGTTGGTAGCAGGACCTTCCATGGATCGTGTGAGCTGAGGTGGACAGAATTCCTAGTGGAGGGGGAGCTGTCTGGCCTGCCCTGATGAGCCTcccgccccggcccggcccgcaGGACCATGGGCTCCATGTTCCGGGGTGAGGAGGTGGTGCTGGTCCAGTTCTTCCTGCCCACATCTGCTGCCTATTCCTGTGTGAGCCAGCTTGGCGAGCTGGGTCTCGCGGAGTTCAGAGACGTGAGTGGGGCCGGCCAGGCGCGGGAGGGGGCTCGTCCTGACGCTCCCTAGATGGTATACCACCTCCTCCCCAGAATGGCCCTTGCTCGAATGCTGGCAGCCCCTGCCCTGGGTACGCGGCTCTCTGAAAGGCCAGCCTTGCGGCCGAGGCCACCTTGCCTCCGGGGCCCTGTCGCACCCTCCCCGGAGCACGCAAAGCCTGGTCTGTCTCCAGCTGGGCGTCTGGAGGATCAGGGCGTGTTCGGCACCTTTCTGGGGGGAGGCAGCTATGGCCCACAGAGAGCCAagcctgggcccctgggtgggacctccctggccccctccccagaaATCTGACCCCTCTGTGCGGCAACCACAGCTCAATGCCTCGGTGAGCGCCTTCCAGAGACGCTTCGTGGGGGATGTTCGGCGCTGCGAAGAGCTGGAGAAAACCTTCAGTGAGTTGGCCTCAGGCCCCCATCccaggcaggcttcctggaggaggtgccagTCGAGCTTGGCCTGAAAGGAAGAGTCCTGGCCCCCCAGGTAGAAGACAGAAAGGAGGTCCAGGCCAGGCCCTGCAGAGCCAGGACAGGGCAGCTGGGGTCCGTGGGGTGCTCTTGAGAATGGGGCTCACTTGGTAGAGGCCTCAAAAATTGCATGAGGACCTAGGAATTCATCCAGTGGACGCTGGGAAGCACTGTGGTTTCtaagcaggggagaggcatggACAGAGCTTTCTCTGCTACAGATGGactggggtgggcagaggccggTATCCCAGgtcaggtgccccaaggagcCGCTTCTTCAACCCAGGCAAGCCCCGCCCAGGAGGAGCCTATGAGAGGGGAGAATAGAGCACATTCGTTTAACGGTTGGTTAGCTTGACGGATAGCTTTTAAGTCATCAGGCAGGGGGTATGTGGACCTCCATGCACGTTCTTGTCCTAGGCCCCCAGTGCTCGGGCCAGCCTGCCTGGAACACCACTGTGGGACCCAGGCCCTGGGCGGGGCAGTGGCcaagggagagcagggagggagagctcACGAGGAGAGCGGACGTTTGGGGATAGAGGTTTGGcctgggttttttgggggggggctctTGGACTCAGCGGCCAGGTGGGGAGTTTGGGGTAGTTTGGGACCCCCTAGACATGAGCTGGTATGGGCCCCCCGAATGGCCCCCCCCGACGCCCATCGTTCTGCACCCAGTGTTCCTGCAGGAGGAGGTGCGGCGGGCTGGGCTGGTGCTGCCCCCACCCGAGGGGAGACTGCTGGCACCCCCGCCCCGTGACCTGCTGCGCATCCAGGAGGAGACGGATCGCCTGGCCCGGGAGCTCCGGGACGTGCGGGGCAACCAGCAGTCCCTGCGGGCCCAGCTCCACCAGCTGCAGCTGCACTCCGCCGTGCTGGGCCAGGGCCACCACCTCCCGGTCAGCACCAGCCccgggcagggggcagaggggtgcCAGGCCCCCATGTGGGCGCGGGGCTCACAGTGCCTCTTGGCCCGCAGTTGGCAGCCGCCCCCATGGATGGGCTCTTGGAAAGAAGccccctgctccagcccccaGGGGGGCCCCACCAGGACCTGAGAGTCAAGTAAGTAAGGGGCGCTTCAAGCCCTTTCCTGTCCGACTCCTCGTCCAGtgctctccccctccaccctcagactgcccccagcctcctccttcaGGCCCAGAATCTCCCTTGCTCGTGGGGGTTTCTCCTCTTCTGGCCCAGCCTCGGGCTCCGGCCTCCTCCCGGGGAGCAGGGCAGGTGTGCCTGCTTGACCTTCCTGAGCATGGTGGCCCGGCCCGGCAGCTTTGTGGCAGGGGCTGTGAAGCCCACCAAGGCCGCTGCCCTGGAACGCCTGCTCTGGAGGGCCTGCCGGGGCTTCCTCATCGCCAGCTTCAGGGAGACGGAGCAGCAGCTGGAGGACCCGGTGACGGTGAGGGCTGGGGAGGCCCGGgccgggggtggcggggggggaggggcggggggcagcgggACTCCCAGTAAAGCGGGCCCCCTCCTGCAGGGTGAGCCTGCCACGTGGATGACCTTCCTCATCTCCTACTGGGGCGAGCAGATTGGGCAGAAGATCCGCAAGATCACAGACTGGTGATGACCCTGGtgccccggccccggccctgCACGACCAgagccccctgcccgccccccactcaccccgccccctcccccccaccagctTCCATTGCCACGTGTTCCCGTTCGTGGAGCAGGAGGAGGGCCGCCTCGGAACCCTGCAGCAGCTGCAGCAACAGAGCCTCGAGCTGCAGGAGGTGGGCGCCCGCTCGCGGCCCTGGCTGGACGCCCCACAGGCCCCTGGCCGCAGCCcgccctccctcaccccctgctctGGCCTCAGGTCCTGGGGGAGACGGAGCGCTTCCTGAGCCAGGTGCTGGGCCGGGTGCAGCAGCTGCTGCCGCCGTGGCAGGTGCAGATCCGCAAGATGAAGGCGGTGTACCTGGTGCTCAACCAGTGCAGCATGAGCGCCACGCACAAGTGCCTCATTGCCGAGGGCTGGTGCGCCTCCAGCGACCTGCCCACCCTGCAGCAGGTGCTGCAGGACAGCTCGGTGAGtgcggtgggggcggggctggagggGGGTCTCCCGCGCTCCCCTTCTCCCAGGCGGGTGCCAGCTCCCACCTCCCAACACGCTTCCAGTTCCCGGGCTCCCCCTCCCTCAGGGAGTCTGTCCTGAGGACCCTGGCCCaagccctccccctcctgctgtcCGAAGCCGGAGGAGGGGCCAGAGCACCCGGGAGGCCGGCTCAACGGGCACTGGCCCCCCCAAGATCTTGGGCCACTGGAGGGAGCCTCAGGccactcatctgtgaaatgggtgtgATGACCCTCCCGGGGTCGCTGTAGCGTGCATACCGGCAGGCTGCTGGTGCCTAGTAGGTGCTCGCACGTGGCAAGGGGGCTCCCTCTCCTGGGCCACCTGGATAAGCAGCATACTCCTGTTTGCCAAGCGAATTCTGGTCCAGCTGATCTTGGGCTCTCCCTAAACCACCCTGAAttggggcaggtggggctggtGGTCCTATTtcacagagaggggagaggggaggggctgtcCCAGATCTCCCGGGTGCCTGCCCGGTGAGCCCCGCATCTCCAGCTGGGCCTGCCTGGGGGGTGTCAAAGGGCCCCTGAAGGCCTCCCACCATCAGTCTCATCTGTCTGTCTGCCCCTCGGGTGCCCCAGAGTGAGGCGGGTGTGAGCGCCGTGGTTCACCGCATCCCCTGCCGGGAAATGCCCCCCACACTCATCCGTACCAACCGTTTCACGGCCGGCTTCCAAGGCATCGTGGACGCCTACGGCGTGGGCCGCTACCAGGAGGTCAACCCCGGTGAGAGCCGTGGAGCCCCCAGCCCGGGAGGGCGGCATCTCCACACTGGGCCTGTCCTGCCCACTTAAGAAGCACACTCCCATcatgctggggggcagggggaggcatcGTGCAAGCTTTATGTTTTACCCCCAGCAACGCCCCCgcgtgtccccccccccccccccccccccccgccgcccagtCAAGCTTACAAGGGATCCATCACAAGGTTGTGCGAAGAACAGGCTTTGCAGTAGGAAGGGCTCAGGTTTGAGGTCTGACTCGCTTATCCTGGCCCATTTCTTAgtttctctgagcctccgtttccacATCTATAACATGGGAATAAGAGTTCGGCCCTCAGAGCAGGCTGGGAAGGTTGACAGATTGCAGATCAGCAGTCCACGAGGCCACAGTCAGTCTGCTGAGCTGCTTCGTCCGGCCCCACTGTGTGTTTAAGAAGTTCGACTTGGGTGCTGTCAGGTTCTCCCGGAAGCGGGCCCTGAGTGGGGGGAGTCTGGCGCAAGTGGTCTATGAAGAGAGGTGCTGCTGGGAGAAACTAGTAGGGAAGcagctgaggggtggggagttgggaggcaggcagggggctgTGGCATCTGCCTGTCACCTGCCCAGTTCCGCTCCCTCCAGACGGGGCTCTCCTTGCAGCAGGCTGGCTGCGGTGTGGTCAGTGGCCCAGGGCGCCCCCCGTGTCACTGGGTGGGGACCGCAGTGGGTCTCATCCCAGAGAATGGGTGTGGGGGGTGAGCCATGGTGGGGCCCATTTTCGGAGTCATAGGCCAGGGAAGGGGCTGGCATCCGCCGGCGGGCTAGAGGCAGGGCGCTCGGCCCCCCAGCGCGGTACGGGCTGGACATGAGGATGGACCGTGAGGCCGAGCGAACGATGACCAGGGTCACGTGCAGTCCTTTGGGGCCTGCCGTGCCTGCAGGGTCTGCGTCGCAGAGCTTGGCCTGGCGCCCCCATCCCGTTTCACATGCTCGTGGTTCCTCTGTGCTGGCAGAGGCTGGTCCGGTTAGAACAAGCCTGATCACCAGATAGCCACGGTTTGTGAGGTTGATGATCAGCTACCAGGCCTCGGGGCGTTCACTTCAGGGAGGTAGCAGGCGGctcgggctgctgtaacaaagcgCCACAGATGGGGGCCCTTAATAGGTGTTTCTTGTCTCCTGCTCCGGAGGCCGGAAGTCCGAGATCCCGGCGTCAGGTGCTTCCTTCAGGGGACACAACCCCAGGGGGCCCTCTGTTCTGGGCTCGGAGACAGCCAGCTTCCTGCTGACATCGCGGTGGCCTCCCAGTGAATGGGTCTGGGGACCTTTACATCTGTGAAGATCCCGCCTCCACATTTGGGTCACCTTCTGAGGGGCTAGGACCCCAGCTCCTCTTTTCGGGAGGGACACGACTCAGCTCGGAACAGGGACGCGCACTCAAGTCCTGTAACTCCCATTAGGGATTTGGCCCATTTTACTGAAGGGAAAGTGAGACCTCAGAGGCGACATGACCAGCTCGGCTTTCTGGAACTTGGCACGTGCCAGTCAGGACGGCCACGGGCTCTCTGTCCTTCCTGACGGCTCTTGCAATAACCCCGGCGGGAACTGGTTTACACTGAGTGCTGCAGGCCGCCAATCCTGCCCCTGGATAGACTCGCACACAGAGCCCTAAGGAGTTAAGAAGTCGGAGTGTTGCTGCCTCCggtgtacagatggggaaaccgaggttcagagaggctgagtccctagcccatggtcacacagccaggacaCGCAGTCTGGCGTCCCTGCCTCGCCACGTTTCCCCAGGTCCCAGCTGTGCACATCCCCGACTGCCTGGCCCCTCTGCCCGCAGCGCCCTACACCATCAtcaccttccccttcctcttcgcCGTGATGTTCGGCGACGTGGGCCACGGGCTGCTCATGTTCCTCTTCGCCCTGGCCATGGTGCTCGCGGAGAACCGGCCAGCCGTGAAGGCGGCGCAGAACGAGgtgagcggggggcgggggcatgggggggcggggagggccagGGCCGCCCCACCCTCTCacggcgcccctccccccccagatCTGGCAGACCTTCTTCAGTGGCCGCTACCTGCTGCTGCTCATGGGGCTGTTCTCCGTCTACACCGGCTTCATCTACAACGAGTGCTTCAGCCGCGCCACCACCATCTTCCCCTCGGGCTGGAGCGTGGCGGCCATGG from Zalophus californianus isolate mZalCal1 chromosome 11, mZalCal1.pri.v2, whole genome shotgun sequence harbors:
- the TCIRG1 gene encoding V-type proton ATPase 116 kDa subunit a3 → MGSMFRGEEVVLVQFFLPTSAAYSCVSQLGELGLAEFRDLNASVSAFQRRFVGDVRRCEELEKTFMFLQEEVRRAGLVLPPPEGRLLAPPPRDLLRIQEETDRLARELRDVRGNQQSLRAQLHQLQLHSAVLGQGHHLPLAAAPMDGLLERSPLLQPPGGPHQDLRVNLLLQAQNLPCSWGFLLFWPSLGLRPPPGEQGRCACLTFLSMVARPGSFVAGAVKPTKAAALERLLWRACRGFLIASFRETEQQLEDPVTGEPATWMTFLISYWGEQIGQKIRKITDCFHCHVFPFVEQEEGRLGTLQQLQQQSLELQEVLGETERFLSQVLGRVQQLLPPWQVQIRKMKAVYLVLNQCSMSATHKCLIAEGWCASSDLPTLQQVLQDSSSEAGVSAVVHRIPCREMPPTLIRTNRFTAGFQGIVDAYGVGRYQEVNPAPYTIITFPFLFAVMFGDVGHGLLMFLFALAMVLAENRPAVKAAQNEIWQTFFSGRYLLLLMGLFSVYTGFIYNECFSRATTIFPSGWSVAAMATQSGWSDAFLAEHPLLTLDPAVSGVFLGPYPFGIDPVWSLAVNHLTFLNSFKMKMSIILGVTHMTFGVVLGVFNHVHFGQWHRLLLETLPELIFLLGLFGYLVFLVIYKWLCCSATSAASAPSLLIHFINMFLFSHSPTNQSLFPGQEVVQSALVVLALATVPVLLLGTPLFLRWQHRRSLRPTGRQPEEDKSGILDSSDASVAGWGSDEEKVGCLGDREEAEFVLSEVLMHQAIHTIEFCLGCISNTASYLRLWALSLAHAQLSEVLWAMVMRVGLRMGHELGVAAVVLVPIFAAFAGLTVAILLVMEGLSAFLHALRLHWVEFQNKFYLGSGYKLSPFTFAEED